The proteins below come from a single Prochlorococcus marinus str. MIT 9215 genomic window:
- a CDS encoding 30S ribosomal protein S1 codes for MNENSSQTIKELSEDQEIKNSSDLDNDSASKNEEDLSFENSDIPSADSSSSRTNTDFDNAGFTQEEFASLLGKYDYNFKPGDLVKGTVFALEPKGAMIDIGAKTAAFMPVQEVSINRVEGLNDVLQPSESREFFIMSEENEDGQLALSIRRIEYQRAWERVRQLQKEDATIYSEVFATNRGGALVRVEGLRGFIPGSHISARKIKDDLEGEYLPLKFLEVDEERNRLVLSHRRALVEKKMNRLEVGEVVVGSVKGIKPYGAFIDIGGVSGLLHISEISHEHIETPHNVLNVNDQMKVMIIDLDSERGRISLSTKALEPEPGDMLTDPQKVFSKAEEMAAKYKQMLFEQTDENEDMPTATAETV; via the coding sequence ATGAACGAAAATTCTTCCCAAACCATTAAAGAACTTTCTGAAGATCAAGAAATTAAAAATTCGTCTGATTTAGATAATGATTCAGCATCCAAAAATGAGGAAGATTTATCATTCGAGAATAGCGATATCCCTTCAGCAGATTCTTCCTCTAGCAGAACAAATACGGATTTTGATAACGCAGGATTCACTCAAGAAGAATTTGCATCACTTTTGGGTAAATATGACTATAACTTTAAGCCTGGCGATCTAGTTAAAGGTACCGTTTTTGCTCTAGAGCCCAAAGGGGCAATGATAGATATAGGAGCAAAAACAGCTGCTTTTATGCCTGTTCAAGAGGTTTCAATAAATAGAGTTGAAGGACTTAATGATGTCTTACAACCTTCAGAAAGTAGAGAATTTTTTATAATGAGTGAAGAGAATGAAGATGGCCAATTAGCTCTCTCCATTAGAAGAATTGAATATCAAAGAGCATGGGAAAGGGTTAGACAACTCCAAAAAGAAGATGCAACTATATACTCCGAAGTTTTTGCAACAAACAGAGGCGGAGCTCTTGTTAGGGTAGAGGGCTTAAGAGGTTTTATCCCAGGCTCTCATATAAGTGCTCGAAAAATTAAAGATGACTTAGAAGGTGAGTATTTACCTTTAAAATTTCTTGAAGTTGATGAAGAAAGAAATAGATTAGTACTAAGTCATAGAAGAGCTTTAGTTGAGAAAAAAATGAACCGACTTGAGGTAGGGGAAGTTGTTGTTGGTTCTGTAAAAGGTATTAAACCTTATGGAGCCTTTATTGATATTGGCGGTGTTAGTGGTCTATTGCACATTTCTGAGATTAGCCATGAACATATTGAAACTCCTCATAATGTTTTAAATGTAAATGACCAAATGAAAGTTATGATAATTGACCTTGATTCAGAAAGAGGCCGAATTTCATTATCTACTAAAGCACTTGAACCTGAACCAGGCGATATGCTAACTGACCCTCAAAAAGTTTTTAGTAAAGCTGAAGAAATGGCTGCGAAATATAAACAAATGTTATTTGAACAAACTGACGAAAACGAAGATATGCCAACAGCTACAGCTGAAACAGTTTAA